A genomic segment from Centroberyx gerrardi isolate f3 chromosome 22, fCenGer3.hap1.cur.20231027, whole genome shotgun sequence encodes:
- the emc9 gene encoding ER membrane protein complex subunit 9, with protein sequence MGEVELSCRAYVKMYLHACLFPRCSINGLLLSSSSAGGAVCVTDCVPLLHSHLPLAPITQLALTQVDVWCSQTQQRIVGYYQANACVTDSSPTPCALKIADKISEQFNNAVLLMIDGGKMSPDYRVPPIVMYERKDSRWTLKDKHTIMLRQWEETRAIASQMLESGDHMLLVDFDSHLDDITKDWTNQKLNNKIAELTSPANGNV encoded by the exons ATGGGTGAGGTCGAGCTGTCCTGTCGTGCCTATGTGAAGATGTACCTGCACGCCTGCCTGTTTCCCCGCTGCAGCATCAACGGCCTGCTGCTGTCCTCCAGCTCAGCAGGTGGCGCTGTCTGCGTGACGGACTGCGTCCCGCTCCTCCACTCCCACCTGCCTCTGGCTCCCATCACCCAGCTGGCCCTCACACAG GTGGATGTGTGGTGTTCACAGACTCAGCAGAGGATAGTGGGATATTACCAAGCCAACGCCTGCGTAACAGATAGTAG CCCCACACCGTGCGCGTTGAAGATAGCCGACAAGATCTCTGAGCAGTTTAACAATGCTGTTTTGTTAATG ATCGACGGTGGAAAGATGTCTCCAGACTACCGGGTTCCTCCCATAGTGATGTACGAGCGCAAAGATTCAAGATGGACgctcaaagacaaacacac GATAATGCTGAGACAGTGGGAGGAGACTCGGGCGATAGCCAGTCAGATGCTGGAGTCCGGCGATCACATGCTATTGGTGGATTTTGACAGCCACCTGGACGACATCACAAAGGACTGGACCAATCAGAAACTGAACAACAAGATAGCAGAGCTCACCTCGCCGGCCAACGGAAATGTCTAG